One Ensifer adhaerens genomic region harbors:
- a CDS encoding GtrA family protein has translation MSLPTTKDASPRQRAGETLTRFAAVGALTTLLDMALFNAFFFAGAPPTPSNLVSYSCGIAVSYMLNRAWTFRAAHSHVQAVKFVAATLTGLLISTTIVAGLALLIPAPVAKVISVPIVFVWNYLASRLWVFRGSEAPSTETRNSA, from the coding sequence ATGTCGCTGCCGACAACAAAAGACGCTAGCCCCCGCCAGCGCGCCGGCGAAACGCTTACCCGGTTCGCAGCCGTGGGCGCCCTGACGACCCTGCTCGACATGGCGTTATTCAACGCCTTTTTCTTCGCAGGAGCACCGCCCACGCCGTCCAACCTCGTTTCCTATTCCTGCGGCATTGCGGTTAGCTACATGCTCAATCGCGCCTGGACGTTCCGCGCCGCCCATAGCCATGTGCAAGCGGTGAAGTTCGTCGCCGCCACCCTGACGGGTCTCTTGATATCGACGACGATCGTCGCGGGCCTTGCCCTCCTGATCCCGGCACCGGTCGCCAAGGTGATCAGCGTCCCGATCGTCTTTGTCTGGAATTATTTGGCGTCGCGACTTTGGGTTTTTCGCGGCTCAGAGGCGCCAAGTACGGAAACAAGAAATAGTGCCTAA
- a CDS encoding glycosyltransferase family 2 protein: MKQRPKISILVPAFNEESNVRRAHEAILDVFRSLPGYDREIIFMDNHSTDQTFPILTEISREDPTVRVIRFSRNIGYQRSLLVAYKSATGDCSVQIDCDLQDPPHLIPGMLELWCDGHQVVYGIRRTLKDGWLTTRIRRAFYWCINALSEDDLPLNAGEFRLVDRRILDELRKVDDTSPYLRGLISAMGFSQVGFEYDREARVAGESKFPFKAMLSLAVDGILNHSLTPLRLASMASLVMGTATLVLLLGYLIGKLLFGQDWPAGFATTTMLLLISITLNAIFLGIMGEYVGRIFMQSKRRPAPIIEASLNDDEHRRPTPAMPDWRRGDVAADNKRR, translated from the coding sequence ATGAAACAGAGACCCAAAATCTCGATCCTGGTACCGGCCTTCAACGAAGAGTCCAACGTTCGGCGCGCCCATGAGGCGATCCTTGACGTGTTTCGAAGCCTGCCTGGCTACGACCGCGAGATCATCTTCATGGACAACCATTCCACCGACCAAACGTTCCCCATTCTGACCGAGATCTCCCGCGAGGATCCGACCGTCCGGGTGATCCGTTTCAGCCGCAACATCGGCTATCAACGCTCGCTTCTCGTGGCTTACAAGTCTGCTACGGGCGACTGCTCGGTCCAGATCGACTGCGACCTACAGGATCCGCCACATCTCATTCCGGGGATGCTGGAGCTTTGGTGCGACGGACACCAGGTGGTTTATGGCATCCGTCGCACGCTCAAGGACGGATGGCTGACGACGCGCATCCGCCGTGCCTTCTATTGGTGTATCAATGCGCTCAGCGAAGACGACCTGCCGCTCAACGCCGGCGAATTCCGCCTCGTGGACCGACGCATCCTTGACGAACTGCGGAAGGTCGACGACACCTCGCCCTATCTGCGCGGACTCATCAGTGCAATGGGTTTCTCGCAGGTTGGCTTCGAGTATGACCGCGAGGCCCGTGTCGCGGGCGAAAGCAAATTCCCATTCAAGGCCATGCTGTCGCTTGCGGTCGATGGGATCCTCAACCATTCGCTGACACCCTTGCGACTGGCCTCGATGGCAAGCCTGGTGATGGGCACGGCAACGCTCGTGCTGCTTCTCGGATACCTCATCGGCAAGCTTCTGTTCGGCCAGGACTGGCCGGCCGGCTTTGCAACGACAACGATGCTGCTTCTGATTTCGATCACCTTGAACGCGATTTTTCTCGGCATAATGGGTGAGTATGTGGGTCGTATTTTCATGCAGTCGAAACGCCGGCCCGCCCCGATTATCGAAGCTTCGCTCAACGACGACGAACACCGGCGACCGACGCCGGCGATGCCGGATTGGAGGCGCGGCGATGTCGCTGCCGACAACAAAAGACGCTAG